The Rheinheimera mangrovi genome contains the following window.
CCTGGGATCTGGCTTACGATTTACATTTGGTTTTAGGTCTGAAGGAAAAAGGCTATGAAGTACCAGATATCAAACAAGGGCTTGAATTAGTAAAAAACCGCCGCGTCGATATCTATCTGGCAGAAAAAAGTGAGTTGCTACAGTATCTGCAGGGAGAAAGCCCGGTCAAACTACAACCTCTTATCTACAGAGAATTGCTACGTGATCCTATTTATCTTGGCTTCGCGGATAATGACGAAGGCCGGAAATTCAAAAGGTTATGGGACCAAAGATTTATCGACTTATATAAATCAGGTCAGTTAAAGACTTTTTATCGCAATTACCCTCAACTGACCTTACCTAAACTAGATTAATCTTTAGTCACTGCATTTTTGTTGCAGCACTTCGGTGATTAACTGCGCCATCTGACGGTAACTACGAAGTTTGCTGGAGGTTGGACGCCAGGCTACACCTATATCCCGATAAGCCTGGCCTGAGCCAGGTTTTTGTGCCACTAATTCAGTGCCGCGCAGCAAACCGCTGTTAATCGCCATTTGCGGCATAAAAGTCACCCCCAGTTTGTTATTCACCATCTGACTTAAGGTATGCAGACTGGTGGCAAAAAATGGGTTCACTTTGCGGTTATCATCCAGCTCACAGGCTTTGACCGCATGACCTGTCATGCAATGCTCACGTTCCAGCAGGAAAATGCTTTCATCCGGCCATTGGCTGATATCTTGCTGAAACCCACGTTCCAGCCAGTCTTTATGGAGCACCAGCTTAAAGGGGTCTTGTGCCAGCACTTCAGTATGCAAAGTGCCTGTGTCATAGGGCAAGGCTAACAACACTAAATCCAGTCGGCCTTCGGTTAAGGACTGTAACGAGTTTTCGGTGGTGTCCTCGCGCAGCAACAGTTGCAGTTCAGGAAAACGCTCGCGGGCCAGAGCCATCACTTCACTCAGCACAAAGGGAGCTATGGTAGGGATACAACCTAAACGTAAAGGTCCAGCCATAGGTTTGCCCTGGCATTTGGCAAATTCCGTTAATTCTTCACATTGCTCGACAATATAGCGGGCCTGACGCACTACATCTTCGCCCAGTGGGGTAAAAATAAAAGTCTTGTGATCACGCTCTAACAATTGAGCGTTCATAGTTTCTTCTAAATTGGCAATAGCAGCACTTAAAGTGGACTGGCCTATATAACAAGCTTCTGCAGCACGACCAAAATGCTGATGTTCATGCAGAGCCAACAGATACTGCAGCTGTTTAATGCTAGGGACACGCTTCATCTTTTATTCCGATGATTAAACTTGGTTAAAACCAATTTAATCGAATAAAACCAAAAAGCAAAGCTACAACACCAGATCTTGCGACAAAAGACAGTGTTTAAAATCAGAGTGCAGTGACTATGGCCCGACAGTTGCGATAGACAGTCCTGCCATGGACATAAAAAAATCCCGGCGCCAGGCCGGGATTTTTATCAAACTAAGGATGGCATCAGGCGCCAAACAAAGCCTTAATAATGTAGAAAAATGCGATAGCTAACGCAGCACCAACAGGCAAAGTAACAACCCATGAAATAAAGATGTTACGAATAACGCCAAGGTTCAGAGCCGCTATACCACGGGCCATACCTACACCTAAAACCGCACCCACTAAGGTTTGAGTGGTAGAGATAGGTAAACCAATACCTGAGGCAATTACTACTGTGCTGGCTGCAGCGATTTCAGCAGCAAAACCACGGCTT
Protein-coding sequences here:
- a CDS encoding hydrogen peroxide-inducible genes activator, with amino-acid sequence MKRVPSIKQLQYLLALHEHQHFGRAAEACYIGQSTLSAAIANLEETMNAQLLERDHKTFIFTPLGEDVVRQARYIVEQCEELTEFAKCQGKPMAGPLRLGCIPTIAPFVLSEVMALARERFPELQLLLREDTTENSLQSLTEGRLDLVLLALPYDTGTLHTEVLAQDPFKLVLHKDWLERGFQQDISQWPDESIFLLEREHCMTGHAVKACELDDNRKVNPFFATSLHTLSQMVNNKLGVTFMPQMAINSGLLRGTELVAQKPGSGQAYRDIGVAWRPTSSKLRSYRQMAQLITEVLQQKCSD